The DNA region CTGCGATGGTGGCTGTATAGAGCTCTTGCAGAGCGTCCTGACCGCGGAGCTGGAAGAAGAAGAGCGCGAGGTTGGCCTGCTCGGTGAGGCGCTCGTTCTCGAGGTCGGCGGCGCTCAGTTGTGCCTGGAACTGATATTCGCTGACGGTGTTGCGGATGCGGCCCCAGAGATCAGGTTCCCAGGAGACGTCGAAGGGCAGAGAGGTGAGGGTGCTTTGCGATCCGGCGTTTACGGAGGAGCCGTTTGTTCCTGTAGAGTTCTTCAGATTGGCCGAGGAGCGGGAACGCTGGTAGGACGGCCCGAGACTCGCGGTGGGGAAGAGTTGCGCATGGGCCTCGCGGACGATGGCGCGAGCTGCCATGAAATTCTGAAAGTAGACTTTGATGTTCTGGTTGTTGATGTTGAGCTGGTCTTCGAGCGCGTTTAGTTCGGGATCGTTGTAGATCTCCCACCATTTGCCGTGGAGCATGGCATCCTGCGGCTCCGCGACCTTCCAGCCATCGGTGTCCTTGAACTGAGTTGGTGACTCTTTATAGGAGATCGGCGGGGCCTGCGCTGTGGCCGGGGGTGTGTGGTATTTCGGGCCGACGCGACAGCCGGTAAGAAGCACAGCTGCTGCGATGGCGGGATAGATGGCGGCTTTGAATCGAAGAGTAGTCATAGTTTTAGACCGTAATGCTCGTACTAATCTGTTGCAGGGGTTGGGCTGGCCGCAGGGTGAAAGGCGCCATGTTTTCTGCCCTGGATGCGAAGACGAATGCGATCGAGAGTGAGATAGACAACGGGTGTGGTGTAGAGCGTGAGGAGCTGGCTCACCAGCAGGCCTCCTACGATCGTGATGCCAAGTGGGCGGCGAAGCTCGGAGCCCATGCCGGTCCCAAAGGCCAGAGGGATAGCTCCGAACATAGCGGCGGTCGTAGTCATCAGGATGGGGCGGAATCGCAGCATACAGGCTTCAAAGATAGCTTCCTCAGGATTCATTCCTTGTTCGCGTTCGGCCTGGAGGGCAAAGTCGATCATCATGATGGCGTTCTTTTTAACGATGCCGATCAGCAAGACGATGCCGATGATGGAGATGACGTTGAGGTCCTCGTGGAAGAGGAGAAGAGCGAGCATCGCGCCGACGCTGGCCGAGGGCAGCGTCGAGAGAATGGTGATGGGATGCACGAGGCTTTCATAAAGGATGCCGAGTACGATGTAGACCGCGAAGATGGCGGTCAGGACGAGCATCGGCTCACTGCCGAGAGAATCCTGATAGGCCTGCAGCGTACCGGCGAAGAAGCCGTGGACGGTGGAGGGAATCCCCATTCGCTCCTGCATCTGGTCGATAGCGAGCGTCGCGTCGCTGAGCGAGACGCCGGGCGCGAGATTGAACGAGATGGTGTTTGAAGGGAAGAGGCCGGTGTGGGGCAGATCCAGGGGAATGGTGTCCGCGTGGTACGTAGCCATCGTGGTAATGGGTGCGTTGGCGGTTGCTGTCAGGTTGGTGCTTCGGCCAGAACGCAGGTAGATATTTTTGAGGCCTTCGGGGCTTTGCCAGTATTGTGGGGCGACCTCAAGGACGACGTAGTACTGGTTGAGCTGCGTGTAGATAACAGAGACTTCAGATTGACCGAAGGCGCTGTAGAGAGACGAGTCAAGGGACTGAGCAGTCTGGCCTAAACTTGCAGCCTTGACGCGATCGTAGTGCACCAGGATATCCAGGCCGCCGTTCTGCTGATCGCTGTTGACGTCCTGCAAGCCAGGCAGGTGTTTCATCTGGGCAAGGACGAGCGGGCCCCATTTTGCCAGGTCGGCGATGTTGTCCGCCTGCAGGGTGTACTGGTAGAGTGCCGCGCTGGAGCGCCCGCCGATGCGAAGATCTTGTGAGGCCTGGAGAAAAGTCGAAGCTCCGGTAAGTTTATTCAGCTTGGGGCGAAGGCGATTGATCACTTCGGGAGCGCCAATCTTGCGAACGTCGAGCGGCTTGAGCGTGATGTAGACGAAGCCGGTGTTGCCGCCGCCGGTGAATGCGATCACGGTCTGCACGGCAGGGTCTTTCATCACGACATCTTCTACCTGCTTTGTGGCGGAGTCCATCGCAGGAAAAGATGCGTCCTGCGGGCCCTGGATTCCTCCGGCGATTGCGCCGGTATCCTGCTGAGGGAAGAAGCCCTTGGGGATTTTGATGACGATGGCAACGTTGAGAAGGATGGTCAGGAAGAGGACCGTCAGGGTGAGGCCGGGATTTTCCAGGACCCAGTGGAGGCTGCGGCGATAGAGCGACAGCACCCACTCGAAGAACCGCTCATTGGCCAGGTAGAGGCGGCCATGCTTTTGTTTGTGCTCGTCTTTGAGGATGTACGCGCACATGGTAGGCGTAGTGGTGAGAGAGATGACCATCGAAACGAGGATGGCAGTAGAGAGAGTGATGGCAAATTCACGAAAGAGGCGGCCAACGATTCCGCCCATGAGAATCAGCGGAATGAATACCGCGATGAGCGAGAAGCTGATGGACATCACGGTGAAGCCGATCTCCTGGGCACCCTTCAAGGTGGCGGCAAAAGCACCCATTCCGGCTTCAAGATGGCGGGTGATGTTCTCCATGACGACAATGGCGTCGTCGACGACGAAGCCGGTAGAGATGGTGAGTGCCATCAGCGACAGGTTGTCGATGCTGTAACCGCAGAGATACATGACTGCCAGCGTGCCGATGAGAGAGACGGGGACGGCAACAGCGGGGATCAGCGTGGAACGGACATTGCGAAGAAAGACGAAGACGACCAGGATGACGAGAACAATCGAAAGCATCAGCGTCCACTCAACATCGTGGACCGAAGCCCGGATGGTCGTGGTGCGGTCGAGCATGACGGTGATATCGATCCCCTGTGGAATCGAAGCCTTCATGGAAGGAATCGATTCCAGGATTCGATCGTTAGTGTCGATGATATTTGCGCCGGGCTGGCGGTGGATGATGATGTTGATGGCGCGTTTGCCGTTGAGGTATCCGCCGTTACGGATGTTCTCCACGGAGTCGATGACGTCCGCGACGTCGGACAGATGGATGGCTGCACCATTCTTATAGCCGACGATGAGGGGCTTGTAATCCGCGGCCTTCGAGATCTGATCATTGGCCAGAATGTCCGCGGTGATATTGCCGTCGGTGATCTGACCTTTAGCAAGAGCGGAGTTCTGTAAGCTGAGCTGCGACTGAAGATTCGCCATGGTGAGGCCATAGCTTGCAAGCTTGGTGGGGTTGACCTCGACGCGAACGGAAGGAAGCGCTCCGCCGCCAACATTGACCTGACCGACGCCCTCGATCTGGGACAGCTTCTGTTGAAGGACTGTCGAGGCCTCATCGTAGACTTTGCCCGGATCGTACTTATCGGACGTAAGAGTCAGGATCATGATCGCGGCGTCCGCCGGGTTAACCTTGCGATAGGTGGGATTTCCCGGAAGGTTGGCAGGGAGATACGTCCGGGCCGCGTTAATGGCCGCCTGGACATCGCGTGCGGCCCCGTCGATATTACGGCTCAAGTCGAACTGGATGGTGATCTGTGTCGAGCCGAGACTACTTGAAGAGGTCATCTCGGTGACACCGGCGATATGGCCGAACTGCCGTTCGAGCGGTGTGGCCACGGACGAGGCCATGATCTCCGCGCTGGCTCCCGGGAGACCTGCGTTGACGGAAATGGTAGGAAAATCAACCTGAGGCAGGGGCGATACAGGAAGTACAGTGAACGCAATTCCACCGACGACCGCAATAGCGATAGTAAGCAGAGTCGTGGCCACAGGCCGGTGGATGAAGGGAGCTGAAATGTTCATGGCTGCCCTGCGGATTGCGGCTCTCTGTCCGGATGCGGGCTTCCCCGCTTGCTGGAGAGACGAGTCGCGATGCCATCGAAGAAGATATAGATGACAGGGGTGGTGTAGAGAGTAAGCACCTGGCTGAGAATCAGGCCGCCCACCATGGCGATGCCGAGCGGCTTGCGCAGCTCAGAGCCTTCGCCTGAGCCGAAGGCGAGCGGGACACCAGCCAGCAGCGCCGCCATCGTGGTCATCATGATCGGGCGGAAGCGGAGTAGGCACGCCTCGTAGATGGCCTCGGTGGCATTTTTGCCGCGCTCCCGCTCGGCTTCGAGGGCGAAGTCCACCATCATGATGCCGTTCTTCTCAACAATACCTATCAGTAGAACCAGTCCTATGATCGCGACGATGCTGAGGGACTGATGAAAGATGATGAGCGCGAGAAACGCGCCAACGCCGGCAGAGGGAAGTGTGGAAAGAATAGTGATGGGATGGATAAAGCTCTCGTAGAGGACGCCAAGCACAATGTACACGGTGACGAGCGCGGCGAGAATGAGCAGTGGTTCATTCGATAGCGAGTTGCGGAAGGACGCGGCTGTTCCCTGGAAATCTGCCTGAAGGCTCGCCGGCATGTGCATGTCTTTCTGCACTTTGGTAATGGAATCGATGGCGCCGCCCAGTGAGCCGTTCGGAGCAAGATTAAAGGAGACGGTGATTGCCGGAAACTGTCCCTGATGGGTGATGGAGAGCGGTTCTGTCGTGCGCTCGAAGTGCGAGAAGGCGCTGAAAGGGACGGCGTTGCTGGTTGCGGAGCTGGTGCCTCCGGCAAACCCCGCGCCCTGACTGATGGCGTCTGCGCTCGATGTGAGCGGACTGGGAGGTGGAGCGAGCGTGTTTGATGAAGGGGTGTAGAGCGCGGAGGTAGTCAGCGCGTTTGATCCTGCCGACGTAGATCCGCGGCCTGATGCCGACGAGCCACCGGCACCGCTAGTTCCAGCAGCGGCGTTGGACTGGATATATAGATGACTGAGCATATTGGGGTCGAGCTGGAACTGCGGCTGGGCCTCAAGGATGACGTGATACTGATTGAGCTGCGTGTACATCGTGTTGATCTGACGCTGGCCAAAGGCATCGTAGAGCGTGTTGTCGATCGTGGTGGGAGCGATGCCGAGGCGGGATGCGGTGGCACGGTCGATGACGAGATCGATGGCCAGGCCTCCCGTTTGCTGGTCCGTGGCGACGTCTTCAATCTGCGGCAACTGCTTCAGCTTATTGACGAATTTGGCTGTCCACTCGTTCAACTCGTTTTGGTCGGGGTCTTCGAGTGTGTACTGATATTGCGTGCGGCTGACACGGTCATCGACGGTGATGTTCTGCACCGGCTGCATGTAGAGCTCGATGCCCTGCACCTGGTTGAGCTTCGTCTGTAACCGTCGGATGACATCCGAGGCGCTCAGGCTTCGCTGAGACAGTGGCTTAAGGTTGATCGACATTCTGCCGCTGTTAATGGTGGTATTGGTTCCGTCAGCACCAATAAATGACGAGACGCTTTGAACCGCCGGGTCCTCAAGAATGACCTTCGCAAGCGCCTTCTGCTTGGTCGCCATCGATTGAGAGCCAATGGTCGGCGCGGCCTGCGAGATGGCCTGGATAACGCCGGTATCCTGAACCGGAAAAAAGCCTTTGGGTATGATGATGTAAAGCAAGACCGTAAACACGAGCGTTCCAAGAGCTACAAGCAGCGTGGTGGTCCGATAGCGAAGAACGACCTCGAGCGTACGCCCGTAAAAGGCGATCATGCTCTCGAAGACGCGTTCGGAAGACTTGAAGAAGCGGCCCTGTTCCTCGGGCGGAGTGTGCTTGAGGATGCGTGATGCCATCATCGGCGTAAGCGTTAGCGAGACCACCGCGGAGATGATAATGGTGACGGCGAGGGTGACGGCGAACTCTCGGAAGAGACGGCCAACGATGTCTCCCATGAACAGCAGCGGGATCAAGACAGCGATGAGCGACACCGTCAAAGACATGATGGTGAAGCCAATCTGCTCGGCACCCTTGAATGCCGCTTCCATCGGTGAGTCGCCCGCTTCGAGATAACGAGAGATATTTTCGATCATGACGATGGCATCATCCACGACGAAGCCGGTGGAGATGGTGAGCGCCATGAGTGATAAGTTGTCGAGACTGTAGCCCAATGCGTACATGACCGCAAAGGTTCCGACCAGGGACAAAGGCACGGCGACGCTGGGGATAATGGTGGCATAGAGATTCCTCAAAAAGAGGAAAATGACCATCACTACAAGGGCGATGGTAAGTAGCAGCTCAAACTCTACGTCCTTGACGGAGGCCTGGATGCCTGTCGTCAGATCGGTGAGCGTAGTGATCTGGATGCCCGTAGGGAGATCTGCCTGCAGTTGCGGCAAGATCTTCTTGATGCTCTTGACCACGCTGATCGTATTGCCGCCGGGCTGCCGCTGAATGTTGACGATGACAGCCGGTGTCTGGTTCATCCACGCGGCCTGAACGCTGTTTTCAACGCCATCCACAATGGTGGCTACGTCGGTGAGCATCACTGGCGCGCCGTTGCGATAGGCGACGACGACCTTCTTATAGTCGCCGCTGGTGACAAGCTGGTCGTTAGCGTCGATCTGATAGTCCTGACGCGGACCATCGAAGTTTCCCTTGGCGGCGTTGACGCTGGCTTGTGAAACGGCGGTGCGGAGGGCCTCAAGATCGATGCCGTAGGAAGACAGTGCCGAGGGATTGACCTGGATGCGCACTGCGGGCTTCTGGCCGCCGCTGATGCTGACCAGGCCGACCCCGCTGAGTTGCGAGATCTTCGGCGCAAAGCGGGTGTCGATAAGGTCCTCGACCTGCGAGAGCGGCAGCGTCTTCGAGGTGATAGCAAGCGTCAGGATCGGCGCATCTGCGGGATTCGTTTTGTTGTAGATAGGCGGTGAAGGCAGGTTGGCCGGAAGAAAACTTTGCGACGCATTGATGCCTGACTGCACCTCCTCTTCCGCAACGTCGATGTCGAGATCGAGACTGAACTGGAGAACGATGACAGAGTTGCCTCCGGAGCTGCTGGAGGTCATCTGGCTGAGGCCCTGTAGCTGGCCGAATTGTCGTTCGAGCGGTGCAGTAACTGTAGTGGCTACGACTTCAGGACTCGCTCCGGGATAAAAAGTGACGACCTGAATCGTGGGGTAGTTCACTTCGGGCAGGGCGGAGACAGGCAACTGCGTGTAACCAACGATACCCACCAACATAATTGCCGCCATAAGCAGCGACGTTGCAACGGGGCGAAGAATAAACGGGCGTGAGGGACTCAAGGAGCTTCACTCCCGGTGGTGGTGCTGGCGGCGACAGGCGGTTTATGCGAAATGGTGACCTTGGAGTTCTCCTGCAGCTTTTCGAAGCTGCTGTCGGCAACGACGTCACCAGGGCTAATCCCTTCGACCTGGGTGGTGTTTTCGTCCGTCACGCCCGGCTTCACTGTGCGAACATGGGCCGTATTGTCTTGAATAATGTAGACAAAAGCCTGCTGCCCATTATGTTGAATGGCGGAGGAGGGAAGCAGGGTTACACCGTGGAGAGTGTTTACCAATAACCGCGTGTTGACGAACTCGTTGGGAAAGAGAATGCCGTCTTTATTATCGAAAGAGGCGCGCGCCTTGACGGTTCCGGTGGTTGTGTCAATCTGGTTATCGAGAGTAAGCAGCGTGCCGGTGGCAATTTTATTCAGAGAGGTTCGGTCGAAGACATAGACAGGAAGCTTTGTTCGCTGGCGAAGACGAGGCTGGACCTGGCCGAGATTGTCTTCGGCAATCGTGAAGATGGCGGTAATGGGCTGTATCTGGGTGATGACCGCGAGCGTGGTCCCGCCTGAAGACTGCACGACGTTGCCCGGATCAACCAGCCGCAGACCGATCCTGCCGGTGAAGGGCGCAGTAATGTGGCAGTAATCAACCTGGACCTGGTCGAACTGCACCGCGCCCTGGTCGTTTTTAACAGTCCCTTCGTCCTGAAGAACGATTTTTCCCTGATCGTCGAGTGTCTGCTTCGGAATCGCATTACGGTTCCAAGCGTCTTGATAGCGGGTCAGGTCCATCTTTGCCTGGGCGAGGATATTTTCATCCCTCTGCAGAATGCCCTGTGCCTGCAGCAGTGTGGCACGGTAAGTGCGTGAGTCGATGTCAATCAAAGGAGCGCCCTGCCGGACGATCTGTCCCTCTTGGTAATGTACGGCTGTAACGATTCCGTTTACCTGGCTGGTGATCGATGCCATATGAACCGGCGTGATGGTGCCGATCGCGTCGAGGTAAACGCCAATGTCGCCCTTCTGCGCCGTAGCAGTGGTGATAGTGGCCGTTCCACCCGCGCCGCGGCGCGAGGGCTGCTTCGCCGGGTCGTTAGAACGACGCATAATCAGGAAGAATCCTATCGCAAAGATCAAAAGGATAACGACCCAAACGATAATCCGGACGGTCTTGTGGTGCTTCTCGTGCTTCTGGTGCTTCTGGTGATCCGGAGCAGGAGCCGGGAGTTGGTGGTCCGGGCTGATAGTGGGGTGTTCCTGTGAATCGGGTGACAATGTGTCTCCTGGCCAGACGGGAAGGTTCGGGCTGAATGCTGCCAGTCCGTTTACATATTGACGCTTAAGTACCCCTGTCTGGACTCAGCCGGGGCAAAAGCATTTTGTTTTCTCAGAAACAGAATAAACGAGGCTTGTTACCGCCTAATAATGTCCAACTCTAAACTTCTGCTCATTTCTAACCAATTCAAGATACATACGTCGCAGATTGGACTTTATACACCGCGGTGCTGAGGATACGAAAGCAGTCTGATCTTCGCTACCCTTCTGCCTCGTCATGCACCGGTTTCTTCGCCGTGGCCAGGATTTTCTCGGCTACGGGCTGAGGGACCACGTCGTAGTGGTCCATCTCCATATGAAAGCTGCCGCGGCCCTGGGTAATGGAGGTGAGCGTCGTCCCATAGGTAAGCATCTCAGCCATTGGGACTTCGGCGCGCACGATGGTTCCCGCCCCGCCACTGTCCATGCCCTGCACCCGACCGCGCCGGCTGTTCAGATCACCGATGAGTGCGCCGGCGAAGTCGTCCGGTGCCTCGATCTCGACATGCATCACCGGCTCCAGAAGGACGGGTTTTGCCAGCTCCATGCACTTGCGGAATGCGGCATGAGCGGCCAGCTTGAACGACATCTCGCTGGAGTCGACGTCGTGATAGCTGCCATCGAAGAGCGACACTTTGAAATCGACCACAGGGTAGCCGGCAAGATAGCCGCGGGCCGCCGACTCGTTGATCCCCTTTTCCACCGCAGG from Edaphobacter paludis includes:
- a CDS encoding efflux RND transporter permease subunit, encoding MNISAPFIHRPVATTLLTIAIAVVGGIAFTVLPVSPLPQVDFPTISVNAGLPGASAEIMASSVATPLERQFGHIAGVTEMTSSSSLGSTQITIQFDLSRNIDGAARDVQAAINAARTYLPANLPGNPTYRKVNPADAAIMILTLTSDKYDPGKVYDEASTVLQQKLSQIEGVGQVNVGGGALPSVRVEVNPTKLASYGLTMANLQSQLSLQNSALAKGQITDGNITADILANDQISKAADYKPLIVGYKNGAAIHLSDVADVIDSVENIRNGGYLNGKRAINIIIHRQPGANIIDTNDRILESIPSMKASIPQGIDITVMLDRTTTIRASVHDVEWTLMLSIVLVILVVFVFLRNVRSTLIPAVAVPVSLIGTLAVMYLCGYSIDNLSLMALTISTGFVVDDAIVVMENITRHLEAGMGAFAATLKGAQEIGFTVMSISFSLIAVFIPLILMGGIVGRLFREFAITLSTAILVSMVISLTTTPTMCAYILKDEHKQKHGRLYLANERFFEWVLSLYRRSLHWVLENPGLTLTVLFLTILLNVAIVIKIPKGFFPQQDTGAIAGGIQGPQDASFPAMDSATKQVEDVVMKDPAVQTVIAFTGGGNTGFVYITLKPLDVRKIGAPEVINRLRPKLNKLTGASTFLQASQDLRIGGRSSAALYQYTLQADNIADLAKWGPLVLAQMKHLPGLQDVNSDQQNGGLDILVHYDRVKAASLGQTAQSLDSSLYSAFGQSEVSVIYTQLNQYYVVLEVAPQYWQSPEGLKNIYLRSGRSTNLTATANAPITTMATYHADTIPLDLPHTGLFPSNTISFNLAPGVSLSDATLAIDQMQERMGIPSTVHGFFAGTLQAYQDSLGSEPMLVLTAIFAVYIVLGILYESLVHPITILSTLPSASVGAMLALLLFHEDLNVISIIGIVLLIGIVKKNAIMMIDFALQAEREQGMNPEEAIFEACMLRFRPILMTTTAAMFGAIPLAFGTGMGSELRRPLGITIVGGLLVSQLLTLYTTPVVYLTLDRIRLRIQGRKHGAFHPAASPTPATD
- a CDS encoding efflux RND transporter periplasmic adaptor subunit translates to MSPDSQEHPTISPDHQLPAPAPDHQKHQKHEKHHKTVRIIVWVVILLIFAIGFFLIMRRSNDPAKQPSRRGAGGTATITTATAQKGDIGVYLDAIGTITPVHMASITSQVNGIVTAVHYQEGQIVRQGAPLIDIDSRTYRATLLQAQGILQRDENILAQAKMDLTRYQDAWNRNAIPKQTLDDQGKIVLQDEGTVKNDQGAVQFDQVQVDYCHITAPFTGRIGLRLVDPGNVVQSSGGTTLAVITQIQPITAIFTIAEDNLGQVQPRLRQRTKLPVYVFDRTSLNKIATGTLLTLDNQIDTTTGTVKARASFDNKDGILFPNEFVNTRLLVNTLHGVTLLPSSAIQHNGQQAFVYIIQDNTAHVRTVKPGVTDENTTQVEGISPGDVVADSSFEKLQENSKVTISHKPPVAASTTTGSEAP
- a CDS encoding efflux RND transporter permease subunit, with amino-acid sequence MSPSRPFILRPVATSLLMAAIMLVGIVGYTQLPVSALPEVNYPTIQVVTFYPGASPEVVATTVTAPLERQFGQLQGLSQMTSSSSGGNSVIVLQFSLDLDIDVAEEEVQSGINASQSFLPANLPSPPIYNKTNPADAPILTLAITSKTLPLSQVEDLIDTRFAPKISQLSGVGLVSISGGQKPAVRIQVNPSALSSYGIDLEALRTAVSQASVNAAKGNFDGPRQDYQIDANDQLVTSGDYKKVVVAYRNGAPVMLTDVATIVDGVENSVQAAWMNQTPAVIVNIQRQPGGNTISVVKSIKKILPQLQADLPTGIQITTLTDLTTGIQASVKDVEFELLLTIALVVMVIFLFLRNLYATIIPSVAVPLSLVGTFAVMYALGYSLDNLSLMALTISTGFVVDDAIVMIENISRYLEAGDSPMEAAFKGAEQIGFTIMSLTVSLIAVLIPLLFMGDIVGRLFREFAVTLAVTIIISAVVSLTLTPMMASRILKHTPPEEQGRFFKSSERVFESMIAFYGRTLEVVLRYRTTTLLVALGTLVFTVLLYIIIPKGFFPVQDTGVIQAISQAAPTIGSQSMATKQKALAKVILEDPAVQSVSSFIGADGTNTTINSGRMSINLKPLSQRSLSASDVIRRLQTKLNQVQGIELYMQPVQNITVDDRVSRTQYQYTLEDPDQNELNEWTAKFVNKLKQLPQIEDVATDQQTGGLAIDLVIDRATASRLGIAPTTIDNTLYDAFGQRQINTMYTQLNQYHVILEAQPQFQLDPNMLSHLYIQSNAAAGTSGAGGSSASGRGSTSAGSNALTTSALYTPSSNTLAPPPSPLTSSADAISQGAGFAGGTSSATSNAVPFSAFSHFERTTEPLSITHQGQFPAITVSFNLAPNGSLGGAIDSITKVQKDMHMPASLQADFQGTAASFRNSLSNEPLLILAALVTVYIVLGVLYESFIHPITILSTLPSAGVGAFLALIIFHQSLSIVAIIGLVLLIGIVEKNGIMMVDFALEAERERGKNATEAIYEACLLRFRPIMMTTMAALLAGVPLAFGSGEGSELRKPLGIAMVGGLILSQVLTLYTTPVIYIFFDGIATRLSSKRGSPHPDREPQSAGQP